From the genome of Planctomycetota bacterium, one region includes:
- a CDS encoding Gfo/Idh/MocA family oxidoreductase — translation MGNDSDRPSASGSICGRGLRPIIPTDRRSLREAHMEPMRVAVIGRTGRGDYGHAIDELWADIPGTKLVAVADESADGLAKAVARLKLPADAGHRDWRAMLAAVKPEIVVLCMRHIDCHAEMAIAAAKGGARGIFMEKPFVPTAADADAVIAACRTADTKLGLAFVNRHGPTYGVVRDLVEEGRIGRLLEIRARGKEDQRGGGEDLWVLGSHMLDMMADIGGGPIWCQASVTTGGRPITKADAITGPEGLGLIAGDAVHATFGLGDGPVGFFSSVREAGLKQPPFGLMLVGTKGAIHVRSDQIPHAYLREAPLWRVDKEFPWRPIGPGGLDDPPPAADADRAKERAGWARRAALDLVDAIQSDREPTTGMYAGLTTVEMTAAIYASALAGRRIDWPLEKSLPDRGNPLA, via the coding sequence ATGGGGAACGATTCCGATCGGCCCTCGGCATCGGGTAGCATCTGCGGCCGGGGGCTTCGTCCGATCATACCGACGGATCGCCGATCCCTGCGGGAGGCGCACATGGAACCGATGCGGGTGGCGGTCATCGGCCGGACCGGCCGGGGGGATTACGGGCACGCGATCGACGAACTGTGGGCCGACATTCCCGGCACCAAGCTCGTCGCCGTCGCCGACGAGTCGGCCGACGGGTTGGCCAAGGCGGTCGCGCGTCTGAAGCTCCCCGCCGACGCCGGCCACCGCGACTGGCGGGCGATGCTCGCCGCGGTCAAGCCGGAGATCGTCGTCCTCTGCATGCGCCACATCGACTGCCACGCCGAGATGGCGATCGCGGCGGCGAAGGGCGGGGCGCGCGGGATCTTCATGGAGAAGCCCTTCGTCCCCACCGCGGCCGATGCCGATGCGGTGATCGCCGCCTGCCGTACCGCCGACACCAAGCTCGGCCTCGCGTTCGTCAACCGGCACGGTCCGACCTACGGCGTCGTCCGCGACCTCGTCGAAGAGGGGCGGATCGGCCGCCTGCTGGAAATCCGCGCCCGCGGCAAGGAAGACCAACGCGGTGGCGGCGAGGATTTGTGGGTCCTCGGGTCGCACATGCTCGACATGATGGCCGACATCGGTGGCGGTCCGATCTGGTGCCAGGCGTCGGTCACCACGGGAGGACGGCCGATCACGAAAGCCGACGCGATCACCGGCCCGGAGGGGCTCGGTCTGATCGCCGGCGACGCGGTCCACGCGACGTTCGGTCTCGGCGACGGCCCGGTCGGCTTCTTCTCCAGCGTCCGCGAAGCCGGCCTCAAGCAGCCGCCGTTCGGGCTGATGCTCGTCGGCACCAAGGGGGCGATCCACGTCCGCTCCGACCAGATCCCCCACGCCTACCTGCGCGAGGCGCCGTTGTGGCGCGTCGACAAGGAGTTTCCCTGGCGTCCGATCGGCCCCGGGGGGCTCGACGATCCGCCCCCCGCGGCGGATGCCGATCGCGCCAAGGAACGCGCCGGCTGGGCACGGCGTGCGGCACTCGATCTGGTCGACGCGATCCAGTCCGACCGTGAGCCGACCACGGGGATGTATGCCGGCCTGACCACGGTCGAGATGACCGCGGCGATCTACGCGTCGGCCTTGGCGGGTAGGCGGATCGACTGGCCGCTCGAGAAGTCGCTGCCCGACCGTGGCAACCCGCTCGCCTGA
- a CDS encoding alpha/beta hydrolase, with protein MFCLLPALVVITAVTARAADPDEIVLWPDGVPEPRVAGEPAETVEKGKDGIQRRTNVSVPRLVVHGLPPAADGAPRPAVIVAPGGGYSILADEHEGTDICRWFNERGIVAFTLLYRVPTGRGPGSDVGPVMDAQRAVSEVRRRAAELRIDPARIGLMGFSAGGHTALVAATTKAGFPGADSAPSARPDVTILIYPWRVVADDGPGLWPGVTIDQGTAPMFIAQTADDTASPVRGALALYGALTTAKVPAELHVYEKGGHGYGMRPRDGAPGTGDWPARLADWMKTHGF; from the coding sequence ATGTTTTGCCTGCTGCCCGCGCTCGTGGTCATCACCGCCGTAACCGCCCGTGCGGCCGATCCCGACGAGATCGTCCTCTGGCCCGACGGCGTGCCGGAGCCGCGCGTCGCCGGTGAACCGGCCGAGACGGTGGAGAAGGGCAAGGACGGGATCCAGCGCCGCACCAACGTCTCCGTCCCACGGTTGGTCGTCCACGGCCTGCCGCCGGCGGCCGACGGCGCGCCACGGCCGGCGGTGATCGTCGCCCCAGGGGGTGGTTACTCGATCCTCGCCGACGAGCACGAGGGAACGGACATCTGCCGGTGGTTCAACGAGCGGGGGATCGTCGCCTTCACGCTGCTGTACCGCGTCCCGACGGGCCGCGGCCCCGGTTCGGACGTCGGACCGGTGATGGACGCGCAGCGTGCCGTCTCCGAGGTCCGCCGCCGCGCGGCCGAGTTGCGGATCGATCCTGCCCGGATCGGCCTGATGGGATTCTCCGCCGGCGGCCACACGGCGCTGGTCGCGGCGACCACGAAGGCCGGCTTCCCCGGGGCGGACAGCGCACCCTCCGCCCGGCCCGACGTGACGATCCTCATCTATCCCTGGCGGGTCGTCGCCGACGACGGCCCCGGCCTCTGGCCCGGTGTGACGATCGACCAGGGCACCGCGCCGATGTTCATCGCGCAGACGGCCGACGACACCGCCTCGCCGGTGCGCGGGGCGCTGGCGCTGTATGGCGCCCTGACGACGGCGAAGGTGCCGGCGGAACTCCACGTCTACGAGAAGGGGGGCCACGGCTACGGGATGCGGCCGCGTGACGGCGCTCCGGGCACCGGTGACTGGCCGGCGCGGCTGGCCGACTGGATGAAGACCCATGGCTTCTGA
- a CDS encoding cation transporter codes for MTATQPHGGTTAKARADDHGPAGHGHHGHDHCGHGHHGHGHHHLGALSSGGLDRALGLGVALNTLFVIVEVVAGLWAGSLALVADAGHNAGDVLGLLLAWGASHLARRPPTRRYTWGFRRSTIYAALANAVLLLTACGVLLWEAWRRFFEPAPVAGWTVALVAAVGVAINTLTAVLLARGARGDANVRGAFLHMAADAAVSAGVVVAGALIALTGRSWIDPLVSILVTAAVMVGTWDLFRESVDLALDAVPRGLEPEALTDLLAAIPGVAEVHDLHVWNASTSEISLTVHLVVPEPGRHDTVLRRASADLRSLFGIAHTTIQIESEDTGRECVQRPAETL; via the coding sequence ATGACGGCGACGCAGCCCCACGGCGGCACAACGGCGAAGGCCCGTGCGGACGACCACGGCCCCGCTGGCCATGGCCATCACGGTCACGACCATTGCGGCCACGGTCATCACGGCCACGGGCACCACCATCTCGGCGCACTGTCTTCGGGCGGACTTGACCGGGCCCTCGGCCTGGGCGTGGCGCTCAACACCCTGTTCGTGATCGTCGAGGTCGTGGCCGGACTGTGGGCTGGGTCGTTGGCGCTGGTCGCCGACGCCGGCCACAACGCCGGCGACGTCCTCGGCCTGCTCCTGGCGTGGGGGGCGAGCCATCTCGCCCGGCGCCCGCCGACACGGCGCTACACGTGGGGGTTCCGTCGTTCGACGATCTACGCGGCGCTCGCCAACGCGGTGCTGCTGCTGACGGCCTGCGGAGTGCTCCTCTGGGAGGCGTGGCGCCGGTTTTTCGAGCCCGCACCCGTGGCCGGGTGGACCGTCGCTCTGGTCGCCGCGGTCGGGGTCGCGATCAACACCCTCACCGCCGTGCTCCTGGCGCGTGGAGCCCGGGGCGACGCCAACGTCCGCGGGGCCTTTCTTCACATGGCCGCCGATGCCGCCGTGTCGGCAGGGGTGGTCGTCGCCGGCGCGTTGATCGCGCTCACCGGGCGATCGTGGATCGATCCGCTGGTGAGCATCCTCGTGACGGCGGCGGTGATGGTCGGCACCTGGGACCTGTTCCGCGAGAGCGTCGATCTGGCGCTCGACGCGGTGCCGCGCGGGCTCGAGCCGGAGGCACTCACCGACCTCCTCGCCGCCATTCCCGGCGTGGCGGAGGTCCACGACCTCCACGTCTGGAACGCGAGCACGTCGGAGATCTCGCTCACCGTCCACCTGGTGGTGCCCGAACCCGGCCGTCACGACACGGTGCTGCGCCGTGCGTCGGCCGATCTCCGCTCCCTGTTCGGGATCGCCCACACGACGATCCAGATCGAGTCGGAGGACACCGGCCGGGAGTGCGTCCAGCGCCCCGCCGAGACGCTGTGA
- a CDS encoding CRTAC1 family protein has protein sequence MNRRGILGLTAVAVLVVAGCARRDAAPRPGATGCPIRLDDATASSRVVFVHADGSGGQRYIVESMASGAATLDYDGDGLFDLYLLSGVPLEGTPPVDPAPRSRLFRNLGGFRFADVTDAAGIGDPGYGLGVAAGDIDDDGHPDLVISTFGPKVVYHNNGDGTFRDDTARSGIDDGSRVGGGVSLLDADADGDLDVYFANYVDFTCATHVPEFSDGFPVYTSPKAYDPLPHALFRNDGDGRFTDVSIASGIAATPGPGMGTITGDVDDDGDTDVFVMNDGFGNFCWLNDGHGRFTEGALAVGLKFNGDGAPVASMGVDAADVDGDGRIDFFETTYQGERPVLFRNLGGGDFEDVTRLTGVGEGTTANVKWGCGFADFDNDAHPDILYVEGHIQDNVAQFDRTTSYEGRAVVLRNRGDGRFTRLPATCGSGLSVPVVGRGTVLDDLDGDGLVDAVITSSRRSAVVLRNASPAENGHVAVLLRGTTGNRDAVGARVTVTAAGRSQVAEVVCGRGYQGHFGTRLSFGIGAADGVERIVVRWPGGETTVIDDPPHGCSLVIRETGQWFVAAPVRHAK, from the coding sequence ATGAACCGGCGCGGCATCCTCGGCCTGACGGCGGTGGCCGTGCTCGTGGTGGCGGGCTGCGCGCGGCGCGACGCCGCCCCGCGCCCGGGGGCCACCGGGTGCCCGATCCGGCTCGACGATGCCACCGCGTCGAGCAGGGTCGTGTTCGTCCATGCCGACGGCAGCGGCGGGCAACGCTACATCGTCGAGTCGATGGCCTCGGGGGCGGCGACGCTCGACTACGACGGTGACGGACTGTTCGACCTGTATCTGTTGTCGGGCGTCCCGCTCGAGGGAACGCCGCCGGTCGACCCGGCACCACGGAGCCGCCTGTTCCGCAACCTCGGTGGTTTCCGGTTCGCCGACGTCACCGACGCGGCGGGAATCGGCGACCCCGGCTACGGGCTCGGTGTCGCCGCCGGCGACATCGACGACGACGGTCATCCCGATCTCGTGATTTCGACGTTCGGCCCGAAGGTCGTCTACCACAACAACGGCGACGGCACGTTCCGCGACGACACCGCGCGCTCGGGGATCGACGACGGGAGCCGGGTCGGCGGCGGCGTGTCGCTCCTCGACGCCGATGCCGACGGCGACCTCGACGTGTACTTCGCCAACTACGTCGATTTCACCTGCGCGACGCACGTCCCGGAGTTCTCCGACGGATTCCCCGTCTACACCAGCCCCAAGGCCTACGACCCGCTGCCCCATGCCCTGTTCCGCAACGACGGCGACGGCCGGTTCACCGACGTCTCGATCGCTTCCGGCATCGCCGCCACTCCGGGGCCCGGGATGGGGACGATCACGGGCGACGTCGACGACGACGGCGACACCGACGTGTTCGTGATGAACGACGGGTTCGGCAACTTCTGCTGGCTCAACGACGGCCACGGCCGGTTCACGGAGGGGGCGCTGGCGGTGGGGCTCAAGTTCAACGGTGACGGCGCCCCGGTGGCGAGCATGGGGGTCGACGCCGCCGACGTCGACGGCGACGGGAGGATCGACTTCTTCGAGACGACCTACCAGGGGGAGCGGCCCGTGCTGTTCCGCAACCTCGGTGGCGGCGACTTCGAGGACGTCACTCGACTCACCGGGGTCGGCGAGGGGACGACGGCCAACGTCAAGTGGGGCTGCGGCTTCGCCGACTTCGACAACGACGCCCACCCCGACATCCTCTACGTCGAGGGGCACATCCAGGACAACGTCGCGCAGTTCGACCGCACGACCTCCTACGAGGGGCGCGCCGTCGTCCTCCGCAACCGCGGCGACGGCCGCTTCACGCGGCTGCCGGCGACCTGCGGGAGCGGCCTGTCTGTCCCGGTCGTCGGCCGCGGGACGGTCCTCGACGATCTCGACGGCGACGGACTGGTCGACGCCGTGATCACCAGTTCGCGCCGCTCGGCCGTCGTCCTCCGCAACGCCTCGCCGGCGGAGAACGGCCACGTCGCCGTCCTCCTCCGCGGCACGACGGGCAACCGCGACGCCGTCGGAGCCCGCGTCACGGTCACCGCGGCGGGGCGGTCGCAGGTCGCCGAGGTGGTCTGCGGCCGCGGCTACCAGGGGCACTTCGGCACGCGGCTGTCGTTCGGGATCGGCGCCGCCGACGGCGTCGAGCGGATCGTCGTCCGATGGCCTGGCGGGGAAACGACGGTGATCGACGACCCGCCCCACGGGTGCTCGCTGGTCATCCGCGAGACCGGCCAGTGGTTCGTCGCGGCGCCGGTGCGCCACGCCAAGTGA
- a CDS encoding tetratricopeptide repeat protein, giving the protein MGRRRERAARTAAPPSGGVRPRRSILAAGLAVAVVATAVVAWRVVGLARRTRAISALRPVAAEVPPDQEERRATLEIADRLLHDLPAAPEALYARGRILLRHGYGDEAVASLRAALAVEPELAPAYELLGMEAMSRGDHAAAVPLLERAWRIDPESEAAGVMLGESLANLGRLPEAVAVLERVVAAHPAVTAAHVQLGQAWNSLREPARAKAAHLEALRLDPVSGPACFGAAQACQRLGEHDLAEQYRRRHLEIVAEDRGIGQRRIREGLSAGEPAGALAAAADLAAKVYSANGRMTEAADFRARAAAAAARAPRPGPAGGNRR; this is encoded by the coding sequence ATGGGACGAAGGAGAGAGCGAGCGGCGCGGACGGCGGCTCCACCGTCGGGAGGCGTCAGGCCCCGGCGTTCGATCCTCGCAGCCGGCCTCGCCGTGGCCGTCGTCGCCACCGCGGTCGTGGCCTGGCGGGTGGTCGGCCTCGCCCGACGGACCCGGGCCATTTCCGCCCTCCGGCCGGTCGCCGCCGAGGTGCCGCCGGATCAGGAGGAACGGCGCGCGACGCTCGAGATCGCCGATCGGCTGCTCCACGACCTCCCGGCCGCTCCCGAAGCGCTCTACGCGCGCGGCCGGATCCTCCTCCGTCACGGATACGGTGACGAGGCGGTCGCCAGCCTGAGGGCGGCGCTGGCCGTCGAGCCGGAACTGGCTCCGGCCTACGAACTGCTCGGCATGGAGGCGATGTCGCGTGGCGACCATGCTGCCGCCGTGCCCCTCCTCGAGCGCGCCTGGCGGATCGATCCGGAATCGGAGGCCGCCGGCGTCATGCTCGGTGAGTCGCTCGCCAACCTCGGTCGATTGCCCGAGGCCGTCGCCGTGCTCGAGCGCGTCGTCGCCGCCCATCCGGCGGTGACCGCCGCCCACGTCCAGCTCGGGCAGGCGTGGAACTCCCTCCGGGAGCCGGCGCGGGCCAAGGCCGCGCACCTCGAAGCCCTGCGTCTCGATCCGGTCAGCGGGCCGGCCTGCTTCGGCGCCGCCCAGGCCTGCCAGCGGCTCGGCGAACACGACCTCGCCGAGCAGTACCGGCGCCGGCATCTCGAGATCGTGGCGGAGGATCGCGGGATCGGGCAGCGGCGGATCCGCGAGGGGCTCTCGGCCGGCGAACCGGCAGGCGCGCTGGCCGCCGCCGCCGACCTCGCTGCGAAGGTCTATTCCGCCAACGGCAGGATGACCGAAGCGGCCGATTTCCGTGCCCGCGCGGCCGCGGCCGCCGCCCGGGCGCCGCGGCCCGGGCCCGCCGGGGGGAATCGACGATGA
- a CDS encoding N-acetylgalactosamine 6-sulfate sulfatase — protein sequence MGIGVAAVWLVVLLSAVPAMGARPPNVIVILADDAGPGDFSFTGNTNLATPVIDGLARDGARLERFFVQPVCAPSRAELLTGRWHCRGGVRGVSLGQERLDPGVRTIAEVFRDAGYATACFGKWHLGTQGPHHPRARGFETFVGFTEGHWGDAFDPLLEADGEFAEHPGYLADVIAERTVAYLDRCRETAPDRPFFCHVAFNTPHSPFDVPDADWERFRDRPLPLRGSDGDDEDLPTTRAALAMVENMDRNVGRVLAALERHAIADDTIVVFFSDNGANGARWSGGLRGRKGTVDEGGVRSVCCLRYPRRIAAGTRIDALAGAIDLLPTLAGLAGIALAPPQPLDGIDLAPLLVGDGGGDLAARLAGRALYAVWGGKVSVRTAGHRLDGQGRLYDMQVDPGQSRDIAAADPDTAARLGGLVAAFRRDVVALQPRPLPERFFVGHPAWPWTELPARDGIGHGGVVRSARAPNSSHFTRWTTAADSITWTVEVVTPGRYEADLWYTCPPADAGATVRLTALPDGADLAARSVTATVTPGWDPPANRGDDRVGRDAESFEKPFRTLPLGTIDLAAGPQTLRLDAPAVPGATVADVRRLVLRPVP from the coding sequence ATGGGGATTGGTGTGGCCGCCGTCTGGCTCGTCGTGCTCCTGTCCGCCGTCCCGGCGATGGGCGCCCGCCCCCCCAACGTGATCGTGATCCTCGCCGACGATGCCGGCCCCGGTGACTTCTCGTTCACCGGCAACACCAACCTCGCGACGCCGGTGATCGACGGCCTGGCGCGCGACGGCGCCCGGCTCGAGCGGTTCTTCGTACAGCCGGTCTGTGCGCCGTCGCGCGCCGAGTTGCTCACCGGCCGCTGGCACTGCCGCGGCGGCGTCCGTGGGGTCTCGCTGGGGCAGGAGCGTCTCGACCCCGGCGTGCGGACGATCGCCGAGGTGTTCCGCGACGCCGGCTACGCCACCGCCTGCTTCGGCAAGTGGCACCTCGGCACGCAGGGCCCCCACCATCCCCGGGCACGGGGCTTCGAAACCTTCGTCGGCTTCACCGAGGGGCACTGGGGCGACGCCTTCGATCCGCTCCTCGAGGCCGACGGCGAGTTCGCCGAACACCCGGGCTACCTCGCCGACGTGATCGCCGAGCGGACGGTGGCCTATCTCGACCGCTGCCGGGAGACCGCTCCCGACCGCCCGTTCTTCTGCCACGTCGCCTTCAACACCCCCCATTCCCCCTTCGACGTGCCCGACGCCGACTGGGAGCGGTTCCGCGACCGTCCGCTCCCGCTCCGCGGCAGCGACGGCGACGACGAGGACCTGCCGACGACCCGCGCGGCATTGGCGATGGTCGAGAACATGGACCGCAACGTCGGTCGGGTGCTCGCGGCGCTCGAGCGCCATGCGATCGCCGACGACACGATCGTGGTCTTCTTCTCCGACAACGGCGCCAACGGCGCGCGGTGGAGCGGCGGCCTGCGCGGCCGCAAGGGGACGGTCGACGAGGGGGGCGTGCGCAGCGTCTGTTGCCTCCGCTATCCCAGGCGGATCGCCGCCGGCACAAGGATCGACGCCCTCGCCGGGGCGATCGACCTGTTGCCCACGCTCGCCGGCCTGGCGGGGATCGCTCTCGCCCCTCCGCAACCGCTCGACGGCATCGACCTGGCACCGCTGCTGGTCGGGGATGGCGGCGGCGATCTCGCCGCCCGGCTCGCGGGCCGGGCCCTGTACGCGGTGTGGGGGGGCAAGGTGAGCGTGCGCACCGCCGGGCACCGGCTCGACGGCCAGGGGCGGCTCTACGACATGCAGGTCGATCCCGGCCAGTCGCGCGACATCGCCGCCGCCGATCCCGACACGGCCGCCCGGCTCGGCGGGCTGGTGGCGGCGTTCCGCCGCGACGTCGTCGCGCTCCAACCGCGCCCCTTGCCCGAGCGCTTCTTCGTCGGCCATCCCGCCTGGCCGTGGACGGAGCTTCCCGCCCGCGACGGCATCGGGCACGGCGGCGTCGTGCGCAGCGCCCGCGCCCCCAACTCCTCCCACTTCACCCGGTGGACGACCGCCGCCGATTCGATCACCTGGACGGTGGAGGTGGTGACACCGGGGCGCTACGAGGCGGACCTCTGGTACACCTGCCCGCCGGCCGATGCCGGGGCGACGGTGCGCCTCACGGCGCTGCCCGACGGCGCGGACCTGGCGGCACGGTCCGTCACGGCGACGGTCACACCCGGCTGGGATCCCCCCGCCAACCGCGGCGACGACCGCGTCGGGCGCGATGCGGAAAGCTTCGAGAAGCCGTTCCGAACGCTCCCGCTCGGGACGATCGACTTGGCCGCGGGCCCGCAGACGCTCCGCCTCGACGCCCCGGCCGTGCCGGGAGCCACCGTCGCCGACGTCCGCCGCCTTGTCCTCCGTCCCGTCCCCTGA
- a CDS encoding CRTAC1 family protein, giving the protein MARAATVSRSPRRAGGTMRRHLPPGALQGWLVAGLVLPLAAAVADVPIRLRDVTADTGITFRHSDGGAGRHYMAETVASGLASFDYDGDGDVDLYLLSGVPLEGSPADPNAGSRLYRNAGGWRFEDVTASSSIAHRAFALGVAVGDYDDDGTPDLFTNAFGPCLLHRNNGDGTFTELAATAGVGRGEALGAGANFLDYDRDGVLDLFVANYVDFRYATHRTARLGGRDDYARPRDFSPLPNRLYHGRGDGGFTDVSGPAGIAAHAGAGMGTICFDHDDDGLTDIFVCNDQRLDFLFRNQGDGTFAEVALAAGLACNALGTPTASMGVDAGDHDNDGRLDLVVTPYYDELPVLHRGLGSGLFEDVAAKAGIGVRAVAAIKWGVGLVDFDNDGLKDLFIGCGQIYEREPGVTEREVSWPPVLFRNLGGGRFANVGALAGDGLAGRHVVRGVAFDDFDDDGLVDVVMLVRDGAAVVLRNESPPGNHWLRVRLRGRAGNRDALGARVRVVTGDLVQVAEIHSGRGYQSHFGSCPHFGLGSRPRVDRIEVRWPDGTTAVVEDVAADRTVTIVEGAERSATAPAPFGAG; this is encoded by the coding sequence GACGTGACGGCGGACACCGGGATCACGTTTCGCCACAGCGACGGCGGCGCCGGCCGGCACTACATGGCCGAGACGGTGGCATCGGGGCTGGCCTCGTTCGATTACGACGGCGATGGCGACGTCGATCTCTACCTCCTCTCCGGCGTGCCCCTCGAGGGGTCCCCCGCCGACCCGAACGCGGGCAGCCGGCTGTACCGCAACGCCGGCGGGTGGCGCTTCGAGGACGTGACCGCATCGTCATCGATCGCCCACCGGGCCTTCGCCCTCGGCGTCGCGGTCGGGGATTACGACGACGACGGCACCCCCGACCTGTTCACCAACGCCTTCGGTCCCTGCCTCCTGCACCGCAACAACGGCGACGGCACGTTCACGGAACTGGCCGCCACGGCCGGCGTCGGGCGCGGCGAGGCGCTGGGAGCGGGGGCCAACTTTCTCGACTACGACCGCGACGGCGTCCTCGACCTGTTCGTCGCCAACTACGTCGACTTCCGCTACGCCACCCACCGCACCGCCCGGCTCGGCGGCCGCGACGACTACGCCCGGCCGCGCGACTTCTCCCCGCTGCCCAATCGCCTGTATCACGGCCGCGGCGACGGCGGCTTCACCGACGTGTCGGGGCCCGCCGGCATCGCCGCCCATGCCGGTGCCGGGATGGGAACGATCTGTTTCGACCACGACGACGACGGCCTCACCGACATCTTCGTCTGCAACGACCAGCGGCTCGACTTCCTGTTCCGCAACCAAGGGGACGGCACGTTCGCCGAGGTCGCGCTGGCGGCCGGACTGGCGTGCAACGCGCTGGGCACGCCGACGGCGAGCATGGGGGTCGATGCCGGCGATCACGACAACGACGGCCGACTCGACCTCGTCGTCACCCCGTACTACGACGAACTGCCGGTCCTCCATCGCGGTCTCGGTTCCGGCCTGTTCGAGGACGTGGCCGCAAAGGCGGGGATCGGCGTCCGGGCGGTGGCGGCGATCAAGTGGGGGGTCGGCCTCGTCGATTTCGACAACGACGGGCTCAAGGACCTGTTCATCGGTTGCGGGCAGATCTACGAGCGCGAGCCGGGTGTCACGGAGCGCGAGGTGAGCTGGCCGCCGGTGCTGTTCCGCAATCTCGGCGGCGGGCGGTTCGCCAACGTCGGGGCGCTGGCCGGCGACGGTCTGGCGGGCAGGCATGTCGTCCGCGGCGTCGCCTTCGACGACTTCGACGACGACGGGTTGGTCGACGTGGTGATGCTCGTCCGCGACGGCGCCGCGGTGGTGCTCCGCAACGAGTCGCCGCCCGGCAACCACTGGCTCCGCGTCCGGCTCCGCGGCCGCGCTGGCAATCGCGACGCACTCGGAGCCCGCGTCCGGGTGGTCACCGGCGACCTCGTCCAGGTCGCGGAGATCCATTCAGGCCGCGGTTACCAGAGCCATTTCGGCTCCTGCCCCCACTTCGGCCTCGGGAGCCGGCCGCGCGTCGATCGGATCGAGGTCCGCTGGCCGGACGGAACCACCGCGGTCGTGGAGGACGTCGCCGCCGATCGCACGGTGACGATCGTCGAGGGGGCGGAGCGGTCCGCCACCGCACCGGCACCGTTCGGCGCGGGGTGA